One window of Mycoplasmopsis gallopavonis genomic DNA carries:
- a CDS encoding IS3 family transposase: MLIFYIFKGEKMGKHFTEEQEKEIYNTFFQLGKKDAIELMYKYGAKAKDKYVKARLRRILKHYNFNMNKKPRKPGTGRSRKAKEQDINWDIFTREDLIEIAKRYREITKDKFKTEKVQEASHINMASYKLAILLYLCRQTISKHKRNNFAPRIKSRKIKYQDLIIDSFKQNRSKYGRQKLKYFILKHYKIDINERTLGRYMNALGLFCNVRKRKKLKEVKNTSVIKENIVNRDYNDVYNRNIYATDVTYLPATKDAINNNVYLSVVIKHKTKEIISFSLSKFNDSKLIYKTFENVDFEKSFILHSDHCSTYTSDDFSRFIQNKGGIISLSKVGNSLDNRVVEYWFSNLKTELIRDLNIKAMTLSELEKVISNYVHWYNKFRIQSCLNWKTPYEYSMGLSNLINC, translated from the coding sequence ATGTTAATTTTTTATATTTTTAAAGGAGAAAAAATGGGAAAACATTTTACAGAAGAACAAGAAAAAGAAATTTATAATACATTTTTTCAATTAGGTAAAAAGGATGCGATTGAACTGATGTATAAATATGGTGCAAAAGCAAAAGATAAATATGTGAAAGCGAGATTACGAAGAATATTAAAACATTATAATTTTAATATGAATAAAAAACCAAGAAAGCCTGGAACCGGTAGGTCAAGAAAAGCGAAAGAACAAGATATAAATTGAGACATTTTTACACGAGAAGATTTAATTGAAATTGCAAAAAGATATAGAGAAATTACAAAAGATAAATTTAAAACAGAAAAAGTTCAAGAGGCATCACATATTAATATGGCTTCGTATAAACTTGCTATTTTGTTGTATCTTTGTAGACAAACAATATCCAAACATAAAAGAAATAATTTTGCTCCTAGAATTAAATCCAGAAAAATAAAGTACCAAGACTTGATTATTGATTCATTTAAACAAAATAGATCTAAATATGGTAGACAAAAATTAAAATATTTTATCTTAAAGCACTATAAAATAGACATAAACGAAAGAACTCTGGGAAGATATATGAATGCCTTAGGTTTATTTTGCAATGTCAGAAAAAGAAAAAAACTAAAAGAAGTAAAGAATACATCTGTCATAAAAGAAAACATTGTTAATAGAGATTATAATGATGTATATAACAGAAATATATATGCTACTGATGTAACATATCTTCCAGCGACAAAAGATGCAATAAACAATAATGTTTATCTTTCAGTAGTAATTAAACATAAAACTAAAGAAATAATTAGTTTTTCTCTTTCTAAATTTAATGATTCCAAATTAATTTACAAAACATTTGAAAATGTTGATTTTGAAAAAAGTTTTATATTACATTCAGATCATTGCTCAACTTATACATCTGATGATTTTTCTCGTTTTATTCAAAATAAAGGTGGAATAATTTCACTTTCAAAAGTAGGAAATAGTTTAGATAATAGAGTTGTGGAATATTGATTTTCAAATTTAAAAACTGAATTAATTAGAGATTTAAATATCAAAGCTATGACTTTGAGTGAACTAGAAAAAGTGATATCTAATTATGTTCATTGATACAATAAATTTAGAATTCAATCATGTTTGAATTGAAAAACCCCATACGAATATAGTATGGGGCTATCCAATTTGATAAATTGTTAA
- a CDS encoding alpha/beta fold hydrolase, whose translation MLFNQINPYQQGYLQVDEIHQIYYEVSGNPNGLPILYLHGGPGGSFSPQTRQLFDPSIYKIILFDQRGAGKSLPFAELKNNTTFYLVSDIEKLREHLKIDQWVIFGGSWGTTLGLVYAINHPQKVLAMLLRGVFLAREEDVDFLYEENGASIFAPDYFAEYQNFINKHNPGSDKILNRYYQLFINPTIPEELRKLAIKNLVIEKALLSVFRNLRKNHIKVESIKLLYLKVIILLIKVFYQATITFLKIQTKLNTYQFLSLMEDKILIQDQFKLGQKKLTIYQIG comes from the coding sequence ATGTTATTCAACCAGATTAATCCTTATCAACAAGGTTATTTACAAGTTGATGAAATTCATCAAATTTATTATGAAGTAAGTGGTAATCCTAACGGATTACCCATTTTATATTTACACGGTGGTCCAGGTGGTTCTTTTTCTCCACAAACACGACAACTTTTTGATCCTTCAATTTATAAAATTATTCTTTTTGATCAAAGAGGAGCAGGAAAGAGCTTACCATTTGCGGAATTAAAAAATAATACAACTTTTTATTTAGTTAGTGATATAGAAAAACTTAGAGAACATTTAAAAATTGATCAATGAGTGATTTTTGGAGGCAGCTGAGGGACAACTTTGGGATTAGTTTATGCAATTAATCATCCACAAAAAGTTTTAGCAATGCTTCTTAGAGGTGTTTTTTTAGCTCGGGAAGAAGATGTTGATTTTCTTTATGAAGAAAATGGAGCAAGTATTTTTGCTCCTGATTATTTTGCTGAATACCAAAATTTTATTAATAAACATAATCCAGGTAGCGACAAGATTTTAAATAGATATTATCAACTTTTTATAAATCCTACAATACCCGAAGAATTAAGGAAGCTTGCAATAAAAAATTTAGTAATTGAGAAAGCTCTATTGTCAGTGTTTCGAAATTTAAGGAAGAACCATATCAAGGTTGAGAGTATCAAATTGCTTTACTTGAAAGTCATTATTTTGTTAATAAAAGTTTTTTACCAAGCGACAATTACATTCTTGAAAATACAGACAAAATTAAACACTTACCAATTTTTATCGCTCATGGAAGACAAGATATTGATACAAGACCAATTTAAACTAGGACAGAAAAAATTAACAATTTATCAAATTGGATAG
- the rpmG gene encoding 50S ribosomal protein L33, producing the protein MAREGFTLVCTVCKMENYISKKNKKNTPDKVELKKYCSKCNAQQIHREKK; encoded by the coding sequence ATGGCAAGAGAAGGTTTTACACTTGTATGTACAGTATGTAAAATGGAGAATTACATTTCAAAGAAAAACAAAAAAAATACTCCTGATAAAGTAGAATTAAAAAAATATTGTTCAAAATGTAATGCTCAACAAATTCACAGAGAGAAAAAATAA
- a CDS encoding IS3 family transposase: MLIFYIFKGEKMGKHFTEEQEKEIYNTFFQLGKKYAIELMYKYGAKAKDKYVKARLRGILKHYNCNMNKKPRKPGSGRSRKVKEQDINWDIFTREDLIEIAKRYREITRDKFKTEKVQEASNINMASYKLAILLYLCRQTISKHKRNNFAPRIKSRKIKYQDLIIDSFKQNRSKYGRQKLKYFILKHYKIDINERTLGRYMNALGLFCNIRKRKKLKEVKNTSVIKENIVNRDYNDVYNRNIYATDVTYLPATKDAINNNVYLSVVIKHKTKEIISFSLSKFNDSKLIYKTFENVDFEKSFILHSDHCSTYTSDDFSRFIQNKGGIISLSKVGNSLDNRVVEYWFSNLKTELIRDLNIKAMTLSELEKVISNYVNWYNKFRIQSCLNWKTPYEYSMGLSNLINC, from the coding sequence ATGTTAATTTTTTATATTTTTAAAGGAGAAAAAATGGGTAAACATTTTACAGAAGAACAAGAAAAAGAAATTTATAATACATTTTTTCAATTAGGCAAAAAGTATGCAATTGAACTTATGTATAAATATGGTGCAAAAGCAAAAGATAAATATGTGAAAGCAAGATTACGAGGAATATTAAAACATTATAATTGTAATATGAATAAAAAACCAAGAAAGCCTGGAAGTGGTAGGTCAAGAAAAGTGAAAGAACAAGATATAAATTGAGACATTTTTACACGAGAAGATTTAATTGAAATTGCAAAAAGATATAGAGAAATTACAAGAGATAAATTTAAAACAGAGAAAGTTCAAGAGGCATCAAATATTAATATGGCTTCGTATAAACTTGCTATTTTGTTGTATCTTTGTAGACAAACAATATCCAAACATAAAAGAAATAATTTTGCTCCTAGAATTAAATCCAGAAAAATAAAGTACCAAGACTTGATTATTGATTCATTTAAACAAAATAGATCTAAATATGGTAGACAAAAATTAAAATATTTTATCTTAAAGCACTATAAAATAGACATAAACGAAAGAACTCTAGGAAGATATATGAATGCCTTAGGTTTATTTTGCAATATCAGAAAAAGAAAAAAATTAAAAGAAGTAAAGAACACATCTGTCATAAAAGAAAACATTGTGAATAGAGATTATAACGATGTATATAACAGAAATATATATGCTACTGATGTAACATATCTCCCAGCGACAAAAGATGCGATAAACAATAATGTTTATCTTTCAGTAGTGATTAAACATAAAACTAAAGAAATAATTAGTTTTTCTCTTTCCAAATTTAATGATTCAAAATTAATTTACAAAACATTTGAAAATGTTGATTTTGAAAAAAGTTTTATACTACATTCAGATCATTGCTCAACTTATACATCTGATGATTTTTCTCGTTTTATTCAAAATAAAGGTGGAATAATTTCACTTTCAAAAGTAGGAAATAGTTTAGATAATAGAGTTGTGGAATATTGATTTTCAAATTTAAAAACTGAATTAATTAGAGATTTAAATATCAAAGCTATGACTTTGAGTGAACTAGAAAAAGTAATATCTAATTATGTTAATTGATACAACAAATTTAGAATTCAATCATGTCTGAATTGAAAAACCCCATACGAATATAGTATGGGGCTATCCAATTTGATAAATTGTTAA
- a CDS encoding ATP-binding cassette domain-containing protein, translating to MVNFFCPSLSNLLINFLYHTQYVQYQEAQYNEGLYSPIEEIQKLSDINEETISEFASLKLVNANIYDKNLEKIVLKNINLELHSKDKIWIYGPSGSGKSSLMFYLSGLLPFENSEQVFFNNLEITNSSLNQNVYLTKEKEDLIPGTLLDNLTFFEPTKEEFTKKLVDLLNLSDLNLNEQVNVDNYQYSHGQLQRIALIRALNSDKNILIFDESISNIDQANVVQILEFLQNLDKTIILISHTMKPKYQKYFNRKIEVAKGEVHELL from the coding sequence ATTGTTAATTTTTTCTGTCCTAGTTTATCAAACCTTTTAATTAATTTCCTTTATCACACTCAATATGTTCAATATCAAGAAGCACAATATAATGAAGGACTTTATTCACCAATTGAAGAAATTCAAAAATTAAGTGATATTAATGAGGAAACAATTAGTGAATTTGCAAGCTTAAAATTAGTTAATGCTAATATTTACGATAAAAATCTTGAAAAAATTGTATTAAAAAATATTAATCTAGAATTACATAGTAAAGATAAAATCTGAATTTATGGACCAAGCGGTAGTGGTAAAAGTTCACTGATGTTTTATTTAAGTGGACTTTTACCGTTTGAAAATAGCGAACAAGTTTTCTTTAATAACTTAGAAATTACAAATTCTAGTTTAAATCAAAATGTTTATTTAACTAAAGAAAAAGAAGATTTAATTCCTGGAACCTTATTAGATAACTTAACATTTTTTGAACCAACAAAAGAAGAATTTACTAAGAAACTTGTTGATTTACTAAATTTAAGTGATTTAAATTTAAATGAGCAAGTTAATGTTGATAATTACCAATATTCTCATGGACAACTTCAAAGAATTGCTCTAATTCGTGCATTAAATTCAGATAAAAATATTTTAATTTTTGACGAATCAATTAGTAATATCGATCAAGCTAATGTTGTTCAAATTTTAGAATTTTTACAAAATCTAGATAAAACAATTATTTTAATTTCACACACAATGAAGCCTAAATATCAAAAATACTTTAATAGAAAAATTGAGGTAGCGAAAGGAGAAGTGCATGAGCTATTATAA
- a CDS encoding L-threonylcarbamoyladenylate synthase — MNLKAKYSEIVICTTDTVVGIGGPINEEALSKIYELKKRPINKKIMILVGSIEQARTFWQWNEKADLMAQKLWPGANSIIINDQGFRMPNSPLLCEFLLQNGPLYMTSCNLSGEAPLSLEEAKKVFPDVSQFYDFGRPSGKPSTIYNLDTNKIIKR, encoded by the coding sequence ATGAATTTAAAAGCAAAATATTCTGAGATTGTGATTTGCACAACTGATACTGTTGTTGGAATTGGTGGTCCAATTAATGAAGAAGCACTTTCAAAAATTTATGAATTAAAAAAACGTCCAATAAATAAAAAAATAATGATTTTAGTCGGTTCAATTGAGCAAGCACGTACTTTTTGACAATGAAATGAAAAAGCAGATTTAATGGCACAAAAGTTATGACCAGGAGCAAATAGCATTATCATTAATGACCAAGGTTTTAGAATGCCGAATTCACCTTTACTTTGTGAATTTTTACTTCAAAACGGACCATTATATATGACAAGCTGCAATCTTTCAGGAGAAGCTCCATTAAGTCTTGAAGAAGCTAAGAAAGTTTTTCCGGATGTTAGTCAATTTTATGATTTTGGAAGACCATCAGGAAAGCCGAGCACAATTTATAATTTAGATACTAACAAAATTATCAAGCGTTAA
- a CDS encoding ATP-binding cassette domain-containing protein translates to MSYYKIISKKQPSFWALIFWILIKSALVVFASWLFLQIIEALSDNLRSDSIYYLLGLFGVEIVVICLLIVVERIKIKFMQVGTVNLRSELLHRQSLFHPREFKLNSSEKFVGVLDVDANNLVVSYVFIFNFIESLSLIVGFTIFYAILSWKMTLIFWGLSIFKLLANLLITKMSAKFDVKSNQVEHQIYQKAARYVVGFTTFAFANKRELIASLFVKDLSSEYKKISQYKIVGGFWELFSKFIEWLNFGVVLVLSLVFYQKDFITLPLLILFITKYAEFDQTIGSLKTAARTGWGYLDLAKRITAFYQQFEIKNQLPLLDFESLKMENISFKYDETQILENFNWQIHKNQKYLIQGQSGSGKTTITNILTNLIWDYEGQVLVNGQVINKNDDLSKNIGILNHEILLPEKISSDYWTQKEVQNLLIPFHIDFVNFEETLITEQLSLGQKQRLQLLDLFAKNKNIYILDESLSNLNPELRHSIFEYLINLNATIIFISHHMEASQIAQFDHVLSLT, encoded by the coding sequence ATGAGCTATTATAAAATTATTTCGAAAAAACAACCTAGTTTTTGAGCATTAATTTTTTGAATTTTAATCAAATCTGCACTTGTTGTTTTTGCTTCATGACTCTTTTTACAAATTATCGAAGCACTTTCGGATAATCTTAGAAGTGATTCGATTTATTATTTATTAGGTCTATTTGGAGTCGAAATTGTTGTAATTTGTCTTTTAATAGTTGTTGAACGAATCAAAATTAAATTTATGCAAGTAGGAACGGTAAATTTAAGAAGTGAACTATTGCATCGTCAAAGTCTTTTCCACCCCCGTGAATTTAAACTTAATTCAAGTGAAAAGTTTGTTGGAGTTCTAGATGTAGATGCAAATAACTTGGTTGTCAGTTATGTTTTCATTTTTAACTTTATTGAAAGTTTAAGTTTAATTGTTGGATTTACAATTTTTTATGCAATTTTATCTTGAAAAATGACATTAATTTTTTGAGGTTTATCAATTTTTAAATTATTAGCTAACTTATTAATTACTAAAATGAGTGCTAAATTTGATGTTAAAAGCAATCAAGTAGAACATCAAATTTACCAAAAAGCAGCACGTTATGTTGTCGGCTTTACGACATTTGCTTTTGCAAATAAACGTGAATTAATTGCTTCTTTATTTGTTAAAGATTTATCTAGCGAATATAAAAAGATTTCTCAATACAAAATTGTTGGTGGATTTTGAGAACTTTTTAGTAAATTTATTGAATGACTTAATTTTGGTGTTGTTCTAGTTTTAAGCTTAGTTTTTTACCAAAAAGACTTTATTACTTTACCACTTTTAATTTTATTTATTACAAAATATGCGGAATTTGATCAAACAATTGGTTCTTTAAAAACAGCAGCTAGAACCGGATGAGGATATTTAGATCTAGCTAAACGAATCACTGCGTTCTATCAACAATTTGAAATTAAAAACCAATTACCTCTTTTGGATTTTGAGTCATTAAAAATGGAGAATATTTCGTTTAAATATGATGAAACTCAAATTTTAGAAAACTTTAATTGACAAATTCATAAAAATCAAAAATATTTAATTCAAGGTCAATCAGGAAGTGGTAAAACTACAATTACAAACATTTTAACTAATTTAATTTGAGATTATGAAGGACAAGTTTTGGTGAATGGACAAGTTATTAACAAAAACGATGATCTTTCAAAAAATATTGGAATTTTAAATCACGAAATTCTTTTACCAGAAAAAATTTCAAGTGATTATTGAACTCAGAAAGAAGTGCAAAATCTTTTAATTCCTTTTCATATTGATTTCGTTAATTTTGAAGAAACTTTAATCACTGAACAATTATCACTTGGACAAAAACAAAGACTTCAATTATTGGACTTATTTGCAAAAAATAAAAACATTTATATTTTAGATGAATCGTTGAGTAATTTGAATCCAGAGCTTAGACATAGTATTTTTGAATACTTAATAAATTTAAATGCGACAATTATTTTTATTTCTCACCATATGGAAGCAAGTCAAATTGCTCAGTTCGATCATGTTCTTAGTCTTACTTAA
- a CDS encoding class III lanthionine synthetase LanKC N-terminal domain-containing protein produces MFIKSRLSLVNHDYTIHSDEIFTYLKTNESKVPEQGWKIHISADKDNCDFILDQVFEYLINMRLNFKFVKDSATYFSFLTDQTNLENAFKFLTIYLDSNARKILDDLYLLLKDIKGPTIVGDRRFKDSGVLFYRYGSNVPNKDQDNRRVFNLPLGIEDLQEQIEINDNFLLNGKYEIKALIKEKTTSSVYFARSIENNQNYIIKQARAFSYSSNNLSSIDLRENEVANQVKLNASFVPKFIEKFELENDYFYVWEFKSGIPLNIWKERYKIFIQNQIPKEFETELKDICEQLLAIYSFTKNQNYQINDFALSNFSYDRLNKKLYLIDLEHGYFTDANFKIQAVCNKECKIAITPKEPLKFKLGLLLANLLVDLDTFVEFNSSLVMFLKYFEFLTSKINLSFDFYGLVKELLLDQKFSNQQLFELLEQKPKYVSFKKWQNRKLESYLLEKMAIKSNQTNRKDLDSFLEIVRHITLNFDLFVRLKKVFWLSKTLVNIENNFSNSLEKDFISLIMLLFNGKKKETKFLITAFENFINTHVHELGNNLYAVKVDNYYSPYLDKGLALLINLLLYFKVLYKSNYFDNLIQKYLEAIANKHTYKQDFYNGNLGISFVLYNASRVFKNESYLEYAQNIIYELAFFIDENNTLISQNYISKNDYLEFKLAKFIYLKILKKKGKNETSPEKILSSI; encoded by the coding sequence ATGTTTATAAAATCAAGACTAAGTTTAGTGAATCATGATTATACAATTCATAGCGACGAAATTTTTACATATTTAAAAACTAATGAATCAAAAGTCCCTGAGCAAGGATGAAAAATTCATATTAGTGCAGATAAAGATAATTGTGATTTTATTTTAGATCAGGTATTTGAATATTTAATTAATATGCGACTCAATTTTAAATTTGTTAAAGATAGTGCGACTTATTTTTCATTTTTAACAGATCAAACAAATTTGGAAAATGCTTTTAAATTTTTAACAATTTATTTAGATTCAAATGCTCGTAAAATTTTAGACGATTTATATCTTTTATTAAAAGATATAAAAGGACCAACAATCGTAGGTGATCGAAGATTTAAAGATTCTGGTGTTCTATTTTATCGTTACGGATCTAATGTTCCAAATAAAGATCAAGATAACCGAAGAGTATTTAATTTACCACTAGGAATCGAGGATCTTCAAGAGCAAATTGAAATTAATGATAATTTTCTACTTAATGGAAAATATGAAATTAAAGCTTTAATTAAAGAGAAAACAACTTCAAGTGTTTATTTTGCAAGATCTATTGAAAATAACCAAAATTATATTATTAAGCAAGCAAGAGCTTTCTCATATTCTTCTAACAATCTTTCAAGTATTGATTTAAGAGAAAACGAAGTAGCTAATCAAGTTAAATTAAATGCATCGTTTGTCCCGAAATTTATCGAAAAATTCGAGCTTGAAAATGATTATTTCTATGTTTGAGAATTTAAATCAGGTATTCCTTTAAATATTTGAAAAGAACGTTATAAAATCTTTATTCAAAATCAAATTCCAAAAGAGTTTGAAACTGAACTCAAAGATATTTGTGAACAACTTCTTGCAATTTATTCTTTTACAAAAAATCAAAATTATCAAATTAATGATTTTGCACTTTCGAATTTTAGTTACGATCGTTTGAATAAAAAACTTTATTTAATCGATCTTGAACACGGTTATTTTACAGATGCTAATTTTAAAATTCAGGCAGTTTGCAATAAAGAATGCAAAATTGCAATAACTCCAAAAGAACCATTAAAATTTAAACTCGGTTTACTTTTAGCGAACTTATTAGTCGATCTAGACACTTTTGTAGAATTTAATAGTTCACTAGTTATGTTTTTAAAATATTTTGAATTTCTAACAAGTAAAATTAATTTAAGCTTTGATTTTTATGGTTTAGTTAAAGAATTGTTGTTAGATCAAAAGTTTTCAAATCAACAGCTTTTTGAACTTTTAGAGCAAAAACCTAAATATGTAAGTTTTAAAAAATGACAGAATAGAAAACTTGAAAGTTATTTATTAGAAAAAATGGCTATTAAATCCAATCAAACTAACAGAAAAGATTTAGATTCCTTTTTAGAGATAGTCCGTCATATTACTCTCAATTTTGATTTATTTGTTCGATTGAAAAAAGTCTTTTGATTAAGCAAAACGCTTGTTAATATAGAAAATAATTTCTCTAATTCTTTGGAAAAAGATTTTATAAGTTTAATTATGCTTTTATTCAATGGTAAAAAGAAGGAAACTAAATTTTTAATTACTGCTTTTGAAAACTTTATCAATACTCATGTTCATGAACTAGGAAATAATTTATACGCAGTGAAAGTAGACAATTATTATTCACCTTATTTAGATAAAGGTTTAGCTTTACTTATTAATTTATTGCTTTATTTCAAAGTTCTTTATAAATCAAATTATTTTGATAATTTGATTCAAAAATATCTTGAAGCAATTGCAAATAAACATACTTATAAACAAGATTTTTATAATGGTAATTTAGGAATTAGTTTTGTTTTATATAATGCTTCTAGGGTTTTTAAAAATGAAAGTTATTTAGAATATGCTCAAAATATAATTTATGAATTAGCGTTTTTTATTGATGAAAACAATACTTTAATTAGTCAAAATTATATTAGCAAAAATGATTACCTTGAATTTAAACTTGCTAAATTTATTTATTTAAAAATATTAAAAAAGAAAGGAAAAAATGAAACCAGTCCTGAAAAAATATTGAGCTCTATTTAG
- a CDS encoding aminopeptidase P family protein — protein sequence MNRQKLDKMFVELGVEVLISEAPQTRLWYAEVQTSDGFIAIEKDRATLFVDSRYIEYAKNHAKNVEIVLIEGTSIQDWFSKRNFKKVALEKNYLTKAVQDRILKWIGNAQIEWVDAQELRILKSESELRKMQKVIDISLAAYSEFMSEIQEGMTEKEAAAKLNYLLKKHGAEKEGFDEIIAIGPSSAEPHHHPTDRKIEKGQLLKVDFGAKYKGYTADITRTTIFGEEAKDPKMVEILKIVKEAAAAGRQAVRPGIKAKEIDQVCRKYIEDKGYGKYFLHSTGHGLGIDVHELPSVSARSEVVLEPGMIITVEPGIYIEGLGGARIEDDVLVTETGHYVFSRPEENNGYVIQPD from the coding sequence ATGAATAGACAAAAATTAGATAAAATGTTTGTAGAATTAGGAGTAGAAGTTTTAATTTCAGAAGCTCCTCAAACAAGATTATGATATGCAGAAGTGCAAACAAGCGATGGATTTATCGCAATTGAAAAAGATCGAGCAACATTATTTGTGGACTCAAGATACATTGAATATGCTAAGAATCATGCAAAAAATGTAGAAATTGTTTTAATTGAAGGAACTAGCATTCAAGATTGATTTAGTAAACGTAATTTCAAGAAAGTTGCACTTGAAAAGAATTACTTAACAAAAGCTGTTCAAGATAGAATTTTAAAATGAATCGGAAATGCACAAATTGAATGAGTTGATGCCCAAGAACTTAGAATTTTAAAATCAGAATCAGAATTAAGAAAAATGCAAAAAGTTATTGATATTAGCTTAGCTGCATATTCTGAATTTATGTCAGAAATTCAAGAGGGTATGACTGAAAAAGAAGCAGCCGCTAAACTTAATTACTTATTAAAAAAACACGGTGCAGAAAAAGAAGGTTTTGATGAAATTATTGCAATTGGTCCTTCAAGTGCAGAACCACATCATCACCCAACTGACCGTAAAATCGAAAAAGGTCAATTACTTAAAGTTGATTTTGGAGCAAAATACAAAGGATATACAGCGGATATTACAAGAACAACTATTTTTGGAGAAGAAGCAAAAGATCCTAAAATGGTCGAAATTTTAAAAATTGTCAAAGAAGCAGCTGCAGCAGGAAGACAAGCTGTTCGTCCAGGAATTAAAGCAAAAGAAATCGATCAAGTATGTCGTAAGTATATTGAAGATAAAGGGTATGGAAAATACTTTTTACACTCAACAGGTCATGGTTTAGGTATTGATGTTCATGAATTACCATCTGTATCTGCTCGTTCAGAAGTTGTTTTAGAACCAGGTATGATTATTACTGTGGAACCTGGAATTTATATTGAAGGTTTAGGTGGAGCAAGAATCGAAGATGATGTTTTAGTCACAGAAACTGGACACTATGTATTTTCTAGACCAGAAGAAAACAACGGCTATGTTATTCAACCAGATTAA